The genomic interval GGCGATGCCTTCCACGCCTCCGGCGTGGGTGAACTCCATCGCCGGTTTCCCGTAGGGGTTCGTGCCCACTTTGGCCGAGGTCTGCACCACGCGGTCGAGCGATCGGAAGCTGTTGTTTACCGTAATGCCGTTCGAGAGCGTGCGCGTTTCGATAAAGTCCCGCTGCCGCTCGGAGAGGGGTCGGGCGGCCGAGTTCTTTTGCAGGACGATAAGGTCGCTGCCCACCTCCGTTCCGGCATGGTCTGTAAAGAGGTTGTTCGGCAGCCGCACGGCCGCGACCAGATCGCACCGCTCCATCAGCCACTCCCGCACGGGTCGATTGCGCTCCGCATCGGCCATACCCTGCGAAGTGATGAAGGCGATGAGGCCCCCGGCGCGCACCAGATCGACCGACTTCATAAAGAAGTAGTTGTGTATCGCCCATGCGCCTTGCCGGCGCACCGGATCGCGCGAAGAGGAGAACGCCGGGTCGAACAACGAAACGTCCCCGAAGGGGATATTGCTCGTAATCAGGTCGAAGTGCCCCTCGTAGGCGGGTTCTATGGTTTCAAGACCCTGCACCCGCACCGTATCGTCGGGATGCAGGTGGCGCAGGATTAAACCCGTAAGCGGGTCTTTCTCGAAGCAGGTGATCTCGGCCTCTTCGTTATAACGGCGCAGGTACTCCGCGAAAGCCCCCGTTCCGGCGCTCGGTTCGAGTGCACGCACCGGAACGACGCCCGCATTATAGAGCATCCGCATAATGGCGTCCGTCACGGGTTCCGGTGTGTAGAAGGCCGTCAGCACCGAAGCTTTGAGGCTGTCCAGATAACGTTTGTACTCGCGCTCGCCACCGGTGTTCTCTTTCAGCACGGCGTGCAGCTCTTCGATCAGGGGCGTGAGCGCCGTTTCCTTTTTGTGCGGCAGCGGCTCCAATACCTCCTTGATCGCTCCGAAGCCGCTGTACGCACGCAGCACATCCCGCTCTTCGGGCGTGGCCGCCCGCTGTTCCCTCTCCAGCGCGAAGGCCGTGCGGATCGCTTCGATATTGCGGCGCAGGTGTTCGGTCTTATTGTACGCCATTGTCGAGCAGGATTTGAACGGTTCCCGTAAGTTCGGTGTAGAGCCGCTCGTACTGCGGCGTAGCGGCGAAGTCGTCCGTAAGCTCGTAGCTTCGGGCGACCTCTTTGGCCTGCGGCAGGAGGATGAGGGCGGCCTCGCGGGCATCCTCTTCGGGAATGTCCTCCGCGAACTCGCTGCGGATAACGTTTGCGAGCGTACTGTATAGCGAAAAATGAAGCCCCCGGTAGAGTACGGCGTCGGCCTCCTCGGCCGCTTCGATGCGGGAGCCTCCGCTGCGGATGATGCGGCTGTATGTTTCGGCCGCAGACTGCGCCCGCGTGCGGATGAAGTCGGCATCGTCCGCCAGGTCGGGATGGCTCTCCCGCAGATAAGAGAGCAGCGAAAGGCCGTAATAAGATAACCCCGTCTGCGGGGCGTTATGATGATCGTTCGGCATGATGTGGATTGTTCTGTGGTGTGAAACGCAAAGGTCGAAGGAAGAAAAGGCGCTCCGGGTTCCTACCCGAAGCGCCGCCACTGAACATCCCTGCCGAACGCCGAAAGCGTCTGTGACAAGTCGTCCAGCGGCAAAGATAAGGATTATTTCCGGACTTTCGCCGCACCCGGCTTGCGGGTCTTGCCGCCTTGCTCGAAGGCGAACGCGGTGCGGTAATCGCCGTCGAAGACTACGGCGGCCTCGAACGTGCCCCCGTCCTTCTTGGCGAAGCCCTCGATCGTCGGCGTCCGTCCCTTGACGAGCAAGGCTTCCAGCTGGCCGTCCGTAAGCTCCTTTTTCGCTATCGTCCGGAATACGGTCAGGCCGCACTCCGCATTTTCGCACTTGGCGGCCTTCGGGTAGAACGTCACCCGGCCCCCGCAGCGGGGACACGGAGCGCCTGTACGCCCGGCGACCGACCCGACCTGCGCCTTGAGCAGTTCGGAGGTGATCTGCGAGGCGTAAACTTCGATACCCTTACGAAAGGTGAAGG from Alistipes dispar carries:
- a CDS encoding DUF1896 family protein, coding for MPNDHHNAPQTGLSYYGLSLLSYLRESHPDLADDADFIRTRAQSAAETYSRIIRSGGSRIEAAEEADAVLYRGLHFSLYSTLANVIRSEFAEDIPEEDAREAALILLPQAKEVARSYELTDDFAATPQYERLYTELTGTVQILLDNGVQ